TCCTCACCGGTCTCAAAGACGCCCAGGACGCACAGGCCACCGCCCCTGGACGGACAAGCACCAGGAGCTCACCGAGATCCGCCAGGAGCTGACAGCACTGACGGCCGCCTTCGAAGACTGGCAGGCCCAGCAGGCCACGACAGCACAGGGCGTCGGCGCACCCGATGTCACCAAGGACCACAGCGCACTGCTGCAGCGGGCCGCACGTGTTTCGTCAGCGATCCTGGTCTGCCACCGCGACATGTGGGAGTTCATCACCGCGCACACCGGCCGCCACCCTCACTTCGCGTCCCACCGCAGATCACCGATCACGGCAACGAACGCGTCAGCACCACCATCTGGCCGTCCGGACGACGTGACACACTGGCGGCTCAGGCAGCGGTGAACGGGGGTTGATCCGATTGGGTCTGGAGATCGAGAGCCGGCCGTCGGAGCTGCCGTACATCGAGCGGGTGTGGCGCAGCCGCAGTGACGACGTGGGTCGGATGACGTCGATCGCGACATCGCACTGGGAGCTCGTCTTCTGGGAGCACGACGGCCAGGTGCGGGCTGCCGTACTGGGCCCGGAGTCCCATGCCTGCCCGGCCCCCGTCCCCAAGGACGCCACGTTCTTCGGCATCAGCTTCGCCCTTGGCACCTCGATGCCGCACGTACCGATCAGCCGGCTCGTGGGCGGTAACGCGGAGATCCCAGACGTGACGCGGCGATCCGTCTGGCTGAAGGGCTCCGCCTGGCACGTCCCCGATTACGACAACGCGGAGGCGTTCGTACGGCGCATGGTGCGTGAGGGCATCGTGGCCTGCGACCCGCTCGTGCCCGCGGCGCTCGACGACGCCACCCTCGACGTCTCCGAGCGCACCCTCCAGCGGCGCTTCGTCGCGGCGACGGGCCTCACCCGGGGCACCATCAGGCAGATCCACCGTGCCCGCCAGGCGGCGGTACTGATCCAGGAGGGTGCGCCGGCCCGGGACGTCGTGTACCGGCTGGGCTACTTCGACCAGCCGCACCTGGCACGGTCCTTGAACCGGTACATCGGCCGGACCGCCACTCAGCTGAGCGCTCCGGACAGGGCGGAGCCGCTGTCGCTTCTGTACAAGCCCTCCTCCTCGGTGCCCGCATAGTCTTCCTGACGTAGCCGACGGGGTCGGCTCGTCCCGGCTGGAGGGCTGTCCCGGCCGGGGCCGGGCAGACAACCCCGAACTCATCACGGAGGAATCATGCGCAAGGTCGTTTCGGGTCTGTTCGTCTCGCTCGATGGTGTCGCCCAGTCGCCGAACGAGTGGCAGTTCGCTTTCGACGAGGAGATGGGCGCGGCGCTGGGGGAGACGCTGGAGACGGCCGACACGATTCTGCTGGGCCGTGTGACGTTCACCGAGTGGGCCGGGTACTGGCCGACGGTGACCAGCGGGGAGGACGCCGGCTTCGCCAAGTGGATCAACGACTCGCCCAAGTACGTCGTCTCCTCCACTCTGGACAGTGTCGAGGACTGGGCGAACAGCACGCTCATCAACGGCGATCCGGCGGCCGCGATCGAGGAGCTCAAGGCGGGCGAGGGCAAGGACATCACCGTCGCAGGCAGCCCGACGCTGGTGCGTTCGCTGCTGGAGCAGGACCTGCTGGACGAACTGGTGCTGCTGATCCACCCAGTGGTGGCCGGCGAGGGCCGCAAGAAGCTGTTCGCCGACGACGCCACCCTGAAGAAGTTGCAGCTGGTGAGCGCCCGGCCGACGAGCAGCGGAGTGATCATCGCGACCTACCGTCCGACGCGCTGAGCGCTGCTCGGCGCAGGCTTGGTACAAGGACGGGCAGGAGATCGATCCGCTGGTCCATGTCGAGGCGGAACGCTGCCCCTGCCGAAAATCCCATCGGTGGGAGCGGGTGTGTGGCGTGCCGTCGATGTCGACCGAGGCCGCGCGAGTCGGCGTCCTCGCGCGG
This portion of the Streptomyces mirabilis genome encodes:
- a CDS encoding helix-turn-helix domain-containing protein, which translates into the protein MIRLGLEIESRPSELPYIERVWRSRSDDVGRMTSIATSHWELVFWEHDGQVRAAVLGPESHACPAPVPKDATFFGISFALGTSMPHVPISRLVGGNAEIPDVTRRSVWLKGSAWHVPDYDNAEAFVRRMVREGIVACDPLVPAALDDATLDVSERTLQRRFVAATGLTRGTIRQIHRARQAAVLIQEGAPARDVVYRLGYFDQPHLARSLNRYIGRTATQLSAPDRAEPLSLLYKPSSSVPA
- a CDS encoding dihydrofolate reductase family protein, which codes for MRKVVSGLFVSLDGVAQSPNEWQFAFDEEMGAALGETLETADTILLGRVTFTEWAGYWPTVTSGEDAGFAKWINDSPKYVVSSTLDSVEDWANSTLINGDPAAAIEELKAGEGKDITVAGSPTLVRSLLEQDLLDELVLLIHPVVAGEGRKKLFADDATLKKLQLVSARPTSSGVIIATYRPTR